In the bacterium genome, AGCTTTTAAAGAGAACAACCATGATTGGGTTATGTATAGCGACTATATTCTTAATAGTTGGAGGGATAGGAATAATGAGTATCATGCTGAAATCAGTGCTTGAGAGAACAAGAGAAATAGGAATTAGGAAGGCAGTGGGAGCGAAAAATAGAGATATATTAATTCAATTTCTCATAGAGGCATTTATAATAGGTATATTAGGCTGTTTAGTAGGGATATTGATAGGTATTAGTGGGAGTTATCTTATCTCTAACTGGCTAATTAAAACAACTACGGTGATAATCTCTTTACAGACAATATTTATCTCATCTGGAGTAGCTATTGGTCTGACTCTTTTGTTTGGACTCTATCCTGCCTTGCGGGCATCATCTTTAAACCCTATTGATGCCTTAAGATATGAATGAGAACAAAGGGAACCTAAAAAATGAGCAGATACAATGAAAGCGAATGAAATTGACTTATTGCTATTTAAAGAATGTCTTGGTAAAAATGAGGAGATGCCTTTATACCCGAATGGGTTAAGTATGGAGCCATTCATCAATACAAAGGGAAAAATTGCTATTGAAAAGACAAAACCTCAAGAGATAAAAAAAGGCGATATTGTTGTTTTTCATCCTGATAAGAATGCTCGACAAATGAGAGTTCATCGTGTTATTAAAATTTACAAAAAGAACGGAAAGCATCTTTTTCTTATTAAAGGGGACGCATGCTTTTTAGAAGATGGTTTTATTCCTCCAAAAAGAATCATTGGAAAGGTAACCTCTATAATTAAGGGAAATAAAAGATTAGAATTTAATACAGTATGGATGAGACTATTTAATTATCTTTTATCCATATATTCATTCATCACCTGGTATGGACATAGATATATTATAAAAAGGATTCTTATCCCGATAAAAAACCCTATGATTAAAAAGCTGCTTTTTAGAATAGCTTGGATTGCGATGATAGATATTCCAAAACTTTTTATAGGAATACTGTTAATTTTTACAAGAATGTTTAGTGAAGATATTGTGAAGGCTGATAAATGCATCTCTATGAATCAATAAAAAGTGCCATTAGTTGTTTATTGACAAATAAAGGAAGATTAACTCTTGGTATAGTTAGTATAAGTATTGGTGTAGCTACACTAATGGGAGCTGTGGTAATCTCTGAAAGTCGCAAGGTATTTTTAAAAAGAGAATTTGAAAAGATAGGAAGTAATTTGATGACAATTTGGAGTGAACCAAAACCTGGGTTATTTACTTTAAAAGATGTAGAAATGATAAAAAGATATGAGGGAGTTTATCGTATTGCCCCATATATTGGGGGAATTAACTTTCCAATTACCTATTTTAACAAATCGATGGAAGCATTTATATACGGCACTACACCTGAGAACAAAGATATGAACAATTTCACTTTAAAATATGGAAGATTTTTTACTCATCAAGAAGTAATCTCCAGATGTAATGTAGGTGTAATCAGGAATAGACTTGCCTCTAACTTATTTGGGAAGAGAAATCCTGTAGGAGAGACTATCTTTATCATTAAAGGAGAGAAGAGGTTCCCTATGAGGGTAGTTGGTATTTTAAATGAGGTGGGTATTTATCAAGGTGGGTTAGGAGAAAATGAGGGTATTATCTTACCTTTAACTTTTATGGATGAAAACCTTATTTCGGAAAGAAGGCGTGGTAAACTTCGTCATATAAAAATACAAGCCAGGGATAAAACGGCGTTGAAAAGATTATGTAAACAAACAAAAAGTGCCTTTGAGATTGAAAGAAATTATTCTTGTAGTATTTATACTTATGATGAATTTATAGATGCTGAATACAAGATATTAAAGAGAAACACCTTAATTGGAATATCCCTATCGATTATCTTTTTCATAGTCGGGGGGATTGGGATAATGAATATCATGCTAAAATCAGTGCTTGAGAGGACAAGGGAGATAGGTATTAGAAAGGCAGTGGGAGCTAAAAATAGAGATGTACTAATTCAATTTCTTATAGAGGCATTTATAATAGGGATGTTAGGTTGCTTCGTAGGAATATTGATAGGTATTGGTGGAAGTTATTTTATCTCTAACTGGCTAATTAAAACAACTACTGTGATAATCTCTTTACAGACAATCGTTATCTCATGTGGGGTAGCCCTTATTTTAACCCTTTTATTTGGACTCTACCCTGCCTTACGAGCATCTTCTTTAAGCCCTATTGATGCCTTGAGATATGAATAAAAGAGGTAGAGATGAAGAATAAACAGCAAATAAAAGAAAAAATTCTTGATGAAGTAAGGAGTATTTCTACAGGTAAAGGATATGAGACAAGGATAGAAATTGGAGGAGTAATCTTCTCAATAAAGACGGATGATTATGAGCTTGAACAGTTAATCAAAAAGAGATTTAGCCCCTTTATCTCCATAAATACCCCGGATTTGTTTCTAGAAGCTCAGGTTAAAGAACAAATTCCCACAAAGGGTTTTGGAGAGATAGAGATAGTCAAAGGCAAAAGAGAAAGTCTATTTATTCATTCTCCTTATGCTGGGTTAGTAGATTTGGCACAAAGAAGTGGGAAATTAGCCATTCGGATGAAGAAAGATGTGAGTCCTCTTGAGACTTTTCTAAGAATTTGTAGCTCTTATTTTTTACCCGATTTTGAGGGAATACTTCTTCATGCTGCCTCTATCACTACCGATGATAAAGGCTTTGTCTTTTGTGGTAAATCTGAGTGTGGAAAGACTACCATAGCACGATTATCTAAAAAATATTCAGTCTTTACGGATGAAATAAGCATTATTCGTAGAATTGACAATACTTATAGAGTTTTTAGCACCCCTTTTTGGGGTGAAATGCAAGGTGGGATAGCAGATGTTAATTCTTCCACAAGGGTAGAAACAATTCTATTTCCAAGGAAAAGTAAAGAGGTACACTTAAAAAGGGTCTCTTCTATTGACGCTCTTGCTGAAATCATGAGAAGTACATTATTCTTTATGAATGATGATATACGGAGTAAAAAAATATTTGAGTTAGGTTACGGAATAGCAGAAAAAATCCCATGTTATGAGCTTCACTTTTTACCAGATGATTCTTTTTGGAGGTGTATTTTAGATGAAAGACAAATTAGTGCTACGAGGGAGTAAAACTGCTTCCAGAATAGTCGAGGGAGAAGCAGTAATCTTTACTCCGGAAGACAGTATGATTCATTCGCTGAATGAGGTTGGGACAAGGATATGGGAACTCCTTGAGCAAGAGAAAACAATTGAAGATATTGTAAGGGTAATTTGCAAGGAATACGAAGTAGAAGAAAAAGAGGCAGAGCAAGATATTATGGGGTTTATTGAGACACTTCATGATAAGAAAATTGTAGATTTAAAAGGTTCTCAGGAAGGTTCTCAAAGGGTATGAGAGATATAGATGCAAAAATACAGAAAGAAGATTTGTTTATTAAATATTGTTGCCAATGTGAAGTAGATAAAGAAGTAAAGATTAAAGCAGAGGCTCTATTAAAAGATGGATTAAATTGGGACTATCTATTGAAAAATGCTGAATATCAAAGGATTCATCTTTTACTGTATTTGCAGATAAAAAAATCAGGTTGGGAGCAGTTAGTCCCAGAAGGAGTTATAAATAATCTTAAAAGAAAGTATAGAAATAATACTGAGAAGAACTTGTATATGATAGGCGAATTGAAGAGGTTATTAGGGATTTTTAGAGAAAATAATATAAAGGTAATAGTCCTGAAAGGAATAGTGTTAGAAAAGATTATCTCTTTGGGAATAGAATATAAACCTATCTATGACATAGACCTTTTAATTCATAAGGATGACCGCTATAGAATCGGTACTCTCTTGAAATCAGATGGGTATCTTCCTATCCCTCCAAAAGAAAGGGTATTTTGGGAAGAGGGGTATCATCATCCGGATAAAGGAGTAGCAATTGATCTTCACTGGCACTTTTTTACTGTTCAAGAATATCAGAAAATTACCCGAATAGATATGAATGAACAATGGGAAAATGCAGTTGCTATGGAATTTGAAGGTATTGAAATTTTAACACTTTCATTAGAAGACACACTTTTGACTTTATGTACTCATTTTAGCATTCATCATATCTTTTGTGGTTTAATTTTACTTTTTGAGATTTCAGAATTTATACGCAAGGACAAAGACCAAATATCATGGCAGGATATTATCTCAAAGGCAAAAAGGTACAGAATAAAGAATAGTGTTTATTTTACCCTTTATTTTGCCAAGACAATATTAAATGCCCCTGTTCCTTCGTTTGTCCTCAACAGACTTAAAGCGAATTGGTTAAGAAGGCTATGGTTGTCCAGGTTTCTTGTTAATGAAGAAGAAATTTTATCCCTGCCTACAAAGCTAAGAGATGTAAGACATCAACAGTGGGCACTTTGCTCGTGGATTATATCTGACAGTATAATTGATTTTATCAAGGCTTTTCTTGTTACTCGCCAAATACTTAAGGTTAAATATGATGAATAATTCTCATAAAGATTCTCAACTATTACGAAAATTGGTTACGAAGATACTATCATATGCTAAGGAATATAAGGGTCTTTTAATAATTATAGGAATCCTTTTACTTTTCAGTAACGGCTTTGGGTTAGGCTTTCCACTTCTGGTAAAGAAGATTGTAGATATTATCCTTGTTGAAAATGCTGACCGGATAGTGTTAACCTGGTGGTGTATAGGAGGGGTTTTATGTGTATCATGCAAGGGTATAGTGGAGTATACATTAAGTATATTAAATTCCTATGTCTCCCAGAAATTAACTATTGATATAAGAGAGGATTTCTTTGCACATTTGATGAGACTCCCTTTAAGCTTCTTTGATAATCGACACACAGGTGATATATCTTCAAGGGCATTTAATGATATAGGACAACTACAGGGAACGATAATTTTCGGGACACTTTACTTTATCAAAGATATCCTTTTTCTGATTGGGTTAATGGTGATTATCTTCCTTACTTCATGGAAGGCATTTTTATTATTTATAGGTGGAACAATATTTGTTGGAGTTTTTACTGAGGGAATCCGAAGAAAAACAAGACAAATCAGCTCTTTACTTCAAGAGAAAAGAGCATTCATTAATACTCATTTTTTAGAAGCAATATCTTTGATAAAGGAGATTAAACTCTTTCTTCACCAGAAGAAGATAACTACTAAATTTTCAAATATGAATAGGGAATATCTGGAAGTCTTAATGAAAGATACTAAACTCCACTCTTCTACTGGACCTGTCTCAGATATTGTATTTACAATTACTATGCTGTCTATCGTATGGTTAGCAGGTGTTATGGAGAAGGGATTAACTCCAGGCTCAGTAGTAAGTCTATTTATCTATCTGCAATATGTCTTTGGTCCTGTAATGGGTATTATAGGATTTACTATTTCTCTTCAAAGAGTGCTGGCATGTGGAGAACGAGTGTTTGAAATCCTCTCTGTAAAGCCAGAAATACAGGATTCCCAAACCAAAATTGATATTCAGCCAGAGACAAAATGGGATATTAAATTTAAAGATATAGTATTAAAGTATAATGGAAAAGAAGTCCCGGCTATAAATGGTGTCAATTTAGAAATAGAAGATGGCGAGATAATTGCTCTGGTAGGACCTAATGGTTCAGGGAAGACATCATTAGCAAGACTTTTACTTCGGCTTTATAATCCTACTTTGGGGAGTATTCATATAGATGGAATTGATATTAATAAAATTAATTTAACCTCATTAAGAGAAAGAATAGGTATTATTCCTCAAGACCCAGTGCTTTTTCATGGCACAGTTTATGAAAATATCGCCTTTGGTAAAGGAGAAGCTTCTTTAGAGGAAATAATAAGGGTATCTAAAACCTCTATGGTTGATGAGATAATTACAAGGCTTCCGGATACCTATAACACTGTTATAGGCGAGAGAGGTATAAAGTTATCTGGAGGAGAGAGACAGTGTATAGCTATTGCTCGTACTCTATTGAAAAATCCTGAGTTGTTGATTCTGGATGAGGCAACATCATATCTGGACCCTAAAAAGGAAGTTGAGATATGTGAGGCAATTATGAAATTACGAAAAGGGAGAACTACTATTATTATTACCCATCGCCCAATTGCAGTAATAAAAGCAGAAAGGATTGTAGTCATGAATAAAGGGCAGATTAAAGAAAAGGGCAGATTTCAGGAGTTATT is a window encoding:
- a CDS encoding ABC transporter ATP-binding protein encodes the protein MMNNSHKDSQLLRKLVTKILSYAKEYKGLLIIIGILLLFSNGFGLGFPLLVKKIVDIILVENADRIVLTWWCIGGVLCVSCKGIVEYTLSILNSYVSQKLTIDIREDFFAHLMRLPLSFFDNRHTGDISSRAFNDIGQLQGTIIFGTLYFIKDILFLIGLMVIIFLTSWKAFLLFIGGTIFVGVFTEGIRRKTRQISSLLQEKRAFINTHFLEAISLIKEIKLFLHQKKITTKFSNMNREYLEVLMKDTKLHSSTGPVSDIVFTITMLSIVWLAGVMEKGLTPGSVVSLFIYLQYVFGPVMGIIGFTISLQRVLACGERVFEILSVKPEIQDSQTKIDIQPETKWDIKFKDIVLKYNGKEVPAINGVNLEIEDGEIIALVGPNGSGKTSLARLLLRLYNPTLGSIHIDGIDINKINLTSLRERIGIIPQDPVLFHGTVYENIAFGKGEASLEEIIRVSKTSMVDEIITRLPDTYNTVIGERGIKLSGGERQCIAIARTLLKNPELLILDEATSYLDPKKEVEICEAIMKLRKGRTTIIITHRPIAVIKAERIVVMNKGQIKEKGRFQELFNKKGSFYKLFQNQLKNLNIDKKQPG
- a CDS encoding PqqD family protein, encoding MKDKLVLRGSKTASRIVEGEAVIFTPEDSMIHSLNEVGTRIWELLEQEKTIEDIVRVICKEYEVEEKEAEQDIMGFIETLHDKKIVDLKGSQEGSQRV
- a CDS encoding signal peptidase I; amino-acid sequence: MKANEIDLLLFKECLGKNEEMPLYPNGLSMEPFINTKGKIAIEKTKPQEIKKGDIVVFHPDKNARQMRVHRVIKIYKKNGKHLFLIKGDACFLEDGFIPPKRIIGKVTSIIKGNKRLEFNTVWMRLFNYLLSIYSFITWYGHRYIIKRILIPIKNPMIKKLLFRIAWIAMIDIPKLFIGILLIFTRMFSEDIVKADKCISMNQ
- a CDS encoding nucleotidyltransferase family protein, with product MRDIDAKIQKEDLFIKYCCQCEVDKEVKIKAEALLKDGLNWDYLLKNAEYQRIHLLLYLQIKKSGWEQLVPEGVINNLKRKYRNNTEKNLYMIGELKRLLGIFRENNIKVIVLKGIVLEKIISLGIEYKPIYDIDLLIHKDDRYRIGTLLKSDGYLPIPPKERVFWEEGYHHPDKGVAIDLHWHFFTVQEYQKITRIDMNEQWENAVAMEFEGIEILTLSLEDTLLTLCTHFSIHHIFCGLILLFEISEFIRKDKDQISWQDIISKAKRYRIKNSVYFTLYFAKTILNAPVPSFVLNRLKANWLRRLWLSRFLVNEEEILSLPTKLRDVRHQQWALCSWIISDSIIDFIKAFLVTRQILKVKYDE
- a CDS encoding ABC transporter permease, whose translation is MHLYESIKSAISCLLTNKGRLTLGIVSISIGVATLMGAVVISESRKVFLKREFEKIGSNLMTIWSEPKPGLFTLKDVEMIKRYEGVYRIAPYIGGINFPITYFNKSMEAFIYGTTPENKDMNNFTLKYGRFFTHQEVISRCNVGVIRNRLASNLFGKRNPVGETIFIIKGEKRFPMRVVGILNEVGIYQGGLGENEGIILPLTFMDENLISERRRGKLRHIKIQARDKTALKRLCKQTKSAFEIERNYSCSIYTYDEFIDAEYKILKRNTLIGISLSIIFFIVGGIGIMNIMLKSVLERTREIGIRKAVGAKNRDVLIQFLIEAFIIGMLGCFVGILIGIGGSYFISNWLIKTTTVIISLQTIVISCGVALILTLLFGLYPALRASSLSPIDALRYE